In Columba livia isolate bColLiv1 breed racing homer chromosome 20, bColLiv1.pat.W.v2, whole genome shotgun sequence, a genomic segment contains:
- the WSB1 gene encoding WD repeat and SOCS box-containing protein 1 isoform X2 yields the protein MASFPPTVNEKLIARPRTVGELLAPTAPFDKKCGRENWTVAFAPDGSYFAWSQGHRIVKLVPWAQCLSNFLLHGTKNVANSVSTRLPRQNSDGGQKNKPCEHIIDCGDIVWSLAFGSSVPEKQSRCVNIEWHRFKFGQDQLLLATGLNNGRIKIWDAYTGNMMKVLRGHQNWVYGCAFSPDSSVLCSVGASKAVFLWDMDKYSMIRKLEGHHNDVVACEFSPDGALLATASYDTRVYVWDPHIGVILMEFGHLFPPPTPIFAGGANDRWVRSVSFSHDGLHIASLADDKMVRFWRIDEEYPVQVAPLNNGLCCTFSTDGSVLAAGTQDGSVFFWATPRQVSSLQHLCRMAIRRVMPTSQVKNLPIPSKVAEFLCYRM from the exons ATGGCCAGCTTTCCCCCGACTGTCAACGAGAAGCTCATCG CGCGGCCCCGCACCGTAGGAGAGCTCCTGGCCCCCACTGCTCCTTTCGACAAGAAGTGTGGACGCGAGAACTGGACTGTGGCGTTCGCTCCCGATGGATCGTACTTCGCGTGGTCTCAAGGGCATCGCATAGTGAAGCTGGTCCCCTGGGCTCAGTGCCTCAGTAACTT CTTGCTGCATGGCACAAAGAATGTTGCAAATTCTGTCAGTACAAGACTTCCAAGGCAGAACAGTGACGGGGGGCAGAAGAACAAGCCTTGTGAGCATATCATAGACTGTGGTGACATCGTGTGGAGCCTGGCGTTCGGGTCCTCGGTGCCCGAGAAGCAGAGCCGCTGTGTCAATATAGAATGGCACCGCTTCAAATTTGGGCAAGACCAGCTGCTGCTCGCAACAGGCCTGAACAACGGGCGCATCAAGATCTGGGATGCGTACACAG GAAACATGATGAAGGTGCTGAGAGGACATCAGAACTGGGTGTACGGTTGCGCATTCTCTCCAGACTCTTCTGTCCTCTGTTCCGTTGGAGCCAGTAAAGCA GTTTTTCTTTGGGATATGGATAAATACTCCATGATTCGGAAACTTGAAGGACATCACAATGATGTTGTAGCTTGTGAGTTTTCTCCTGATGGAGCTTTACTGGCTACTGCATCTTATGATACTCGAGTCTATGTCTGGGATCCACATATTGGAGTTATTCTTATGGAATTTGG GCACCTGTTCCCCCCTCCCACTCCCATCTTCGCTGGAGGTGCCAACGACCGCTGGGTCCGGTCCGTGTCTTTCAGTCACGATGGGCTGCACatcgccagcctggctgacgACAA AATGGTAAGATTCTGGAGAATTGATGAAGAATATCCTGTCCAAGTTGCACCTCTGAACAACGGGCTCTGCTGTACCTTTTCTACTGATGGCAGTGTTCTAGCTGCAGG GACGCAGGATGGCAGTGTGTTCTTTTGGGCAACTCCAAGACAAGTTTCCAGCCTCCAACACCTGTGTCGGATGGCAATTCGAAGAGTGATGCCCACCAGCCAAGTCAAGAACTTGCCCATCCCATCCAAAGTGGCGGAGTTCCTTTGTTACCGGATGTGA
- the WSB1 gene encoding WD repeat and SOCS box-containing protein 1 isoform X1: protein MASFPPTVNEKLIARPRTVGELLAPTAPFDKKCGRENWTVAFAPDGSYFAWSQGHRIVKLVPWAQCLSNFLLHGTKNVANSVSTRLPRQNSDGGQKNKPCEHIIDCGDIVWSLAFGSSVPEKQSRCVNIEWHRFKFGQDQLLLATGLNNGRIKIWDAYTGKLLLNLMDHTEVVRDLTFAPDGSLILVSASRDKTLRVWDLKDDGNMMKVLRGHQNWVYGCAFSPDSSVLCSVGASKAVFLWDMDKYSMIRKLEGHHNDVVACEFSPDGALLATASYDTRVYVWDPHIGVILMEFGHLFPPPTPIFAGGANDRWVRSVSFSHDGLHIASLADDKMVRFWRIDEEYPVQVAPLNNGLCCTFSTDGSVLAAGTQDGSVFFWATPRQVSSLQHLCRMAIRRVMPTSQVKNLPIPSKVAEFLCYRM from the exons ATGGCCAGCTTTCCCCCGACTGTCAACGAGAAGCTCATCG CGCGGCCCCGCACCGTAGGAGAGCTCCTGGCCCCCACTGCTCCTTTCGACAAGAAGTGTGGACGCGAGAACTGGACTGTGGCGTTCGCTCCCGATGGATCGTACTTCGCGTGGTCTCAAGGGCATCGCATAGTGAAGCTGGTCCCCTGGGCTCAGTGCCTCAGTAACTT CTTGCTGCATGGCACAAAGAATGTTGCAAATTCTGTCAGTACAAGACTTCCAAGGCAGAACAGTGACGGGGGGCAGAAGAACAAGCCTTGTGAGCATATCATAGACTGTGGTGACATCGTGTGGAGCCTGGCGTTCGGGTCCTCGGTGCCCGAGAAGCAGAGCCGCTGTGTCAATATAGAATGGCACCGCTTCAAATTTGGGCAAGACCAGCTGCTGCTCGCAACAGGCCTGAACAACGGGCGCATCAAGATCTGGGATGCGTACACAG GAAAACTCCTCCTTAACCTGATGGACCATACCGAAGTTGTTAGAGATTTAACCTTTGCCCCAGATGGCAGCTTGATTTTAGTGTCTGCGTCCAGAGACAAAACACTGCGCGTGTGGGACCTGAAAGATGACG GAAACATGATGAAGGTGCTGAGAGGACATCAGAACTGGGTGTACGGTTGCGCATTCTCTCCAGACTCTTCTGTCCTCTGTTCCGTTGGAGCCAGTAAAGCA GTTTTTCTTTGGGATATGGATAAATACTCCATGATTCGGAAACTTGAAGGACATCACAATGATGTTGTAGCTTGTGAGTTTTCTCCTGATGGAGCTTTACTGGCTACTGCATCTTATGATACTCGAGTCTATGTCTGGGATCCACATATTGGAGTTATTCTTATGGAATTTGG GCACCTGTTCCCCCCTCCCACTCCCATCTTCGCTGGAGGTGCCAACGACCGCTGGGTCCGGTCCGTGTCTTTCAGTCACGATGGGCTGCACatcgccagcctggctgacgACAA AATGGTAAGATTCTGGAGAATTGATGAAGAATATCCTGTCCAAGTTGCACCTCTGAACAACGGGCTCTGCTGTACCTTTTCTACTGATGGCAGTGTTCTAGCTGCAGG GACGCAGGATGGCAGTGTGTTCTTTTGGGCAACTCCAAGACAAGTTTCCAGCCTCCAACACCTGTGTCGGATGGCAATTCGAAGAGTGATGCCCACCAGCCAAGTCAAGAACTTGCCCATCCCATCCAAAGTGGCGGAGTTCCTTTGTTACCGGATGTGA